The stretch of DNA CCACTGTACCAGACTCTACCTCTAACTAGAACATGATCTAGGATTCTATCTCAAAAATAAGGTGCAGTAGCTATTTTTTAGGGGATGAGATAAGGTGCAGTATTGAAAATACTGGGCAGCAACCAGAGTATCAAATAGAACAGAGCTACTTGTCTTTTCTGAAATAAAAAAGGTATCCGGAATTACCTATTCAACCATGAATATAGTACACCGGTGGGCAATGCTAAGAAAATGTGAGTGGCAAAGCAGACAGACTGACGAACATTACTGAAGCTACTACACTTTTTTCAAGTTTTGAACTAGAAGGTAGAGTATATCAATGCAAGGGACCTTACGTATCAAACAATTTGGTCGGTGTCCACCAATGCCCGGTGTTGAAAATCAGAACGTCTGAATTCAGCCACTTCCGGCTGAGATTATCCATCCTGTCCAACCTCAATGTGGATTTGACCCTCTTTGGGGCATGCCGCGGGGCAGGGTGCTGCTGCACGAGGAACACCGAACGGAAGAACTCCACGGTGAGGCTGTGCGACGAGAACCTGACCGCCAGGTGCCGTATTATCTTGGTGATCTCGTTCCCGTTCACCTCGAAGACGGTCCTGGGGTCGTCCACCGCGGTCATGAGCATGCAGATGAAGGACTCCCACTGCGTGCGGCTCATGGAGTCCCCCACGAACACCACCCGCTTCCCGCGCAGCCGCTCCAGCGCGGCGCGGGCCGCGAACCGCGGCACCTCGCACCGGCGCGGCTTCCACCGCCACTTCAGGTAGCCCGTGTCGTTCCGGCCGTTGGCGAGGCAGTCGAACCCGCGCTCCGCGAACGGGCACTCGGAGCTGTTGTAGAGCGGGTGGCGGCCGGTGTAGTCGGGCACCCAGGTTCCGTCGAACACGTCgcaccgcccaccgccggcgccgaggCCCAGGCCCAGGCCGGCGTCCCCGACGAAGCCCGCGGCGTCGACCGCGCGCCCTCCCCGGCCGACGTAGCGGAAGACGTAGAGGTAGAGCGCGCAGGAGAGCACCAGCGCCGCGGAGGCCAGGAGGAACGCGTGGGCTGCACGCTCCAGCGACGCGCCCGAGGGCGCCCACCGCCACCTGCGCCGCAGCGCCGCGAAGGCGGTCGCGGCAGCAGAGGCGCGCGGGCTCCCGgacccggcgccgccccgcgccgcgacgcgcgcCGGGACGCCCCGGCTCGAGCCCGCGCTCGCGGTCACCATCTCGCCGCGGCCGCTGGGGCCAGATCTCTCATCCCTAGACTCCCCGCCCACCAAATCAGCAGTACGCGGCGGTCGCCGCCCGCCCCGGGTGGCCCCGCGGAGACTGCCCGGCGTGTGGAATCCCTGGAGGGGCTCCAAGCTCGCCTCGTGGCGTGGGTGCAGTGCCTGTGCCTCCGAGCCGGCTCCGCCCGTGAGCTCGCCTCTGGCGTGACGGCGGGAGCTGGTGGAGGCGGTTGAGGCAGTAGCTGGATCGTCTGGTTCCAGCGAGGCGCGCCGCGGTCACTGCAACGTGGGGTCTGAAGCGATGGGGCCCACATGTCTGATGGGTTCGTGGTGGGGAGCACGTTGGAGCAGGCAAAACCAAAGGCTTCTGGAATTTGCCTGATTGGTGCTTGCAGCTTGATCCGTGCAGACTTTGCGCTAGGGGAAGAATAGCCAGGTTACCTACCTGACCAGCATTGAAGCAAAAACTTTCCCCTTTGCTTTCTGTTTCCTGGAGATGAAAGGTATAGAATACCGTGAGTAGGATTAGTTCATGAAATTGAAATTCAGATATCGGGTGTGATTGGGGTCTACTAGTTTACTCTGACAGTGACACTGCACGATTTGTCTATGGGGGCACAAGAAGGACTCGGTTGCGTCATCCATGACCTAATTGCAGAGTAATCCGCGCGGCTGGCTACCTGATTAGTTTGCCAACAATCCATTGGGCGCGCACACCAACAATGAGGCTAATGGTTCTGATGGTTTCTGAACAAATCGTTTGTCAGGTGGTGAAAGTCGGGCGTGAGATTCTGCTAAGAAAACCCATGTGGGTACTAAAATAATGCATAATGTCATCTCAACAACATTGTGCATCCCTTGCTAGTTGCTACATTCAAACCATGTTCGCCAAAATGAAAAAGTAGGCTACATTCAAGCCATTATCCAAACATGGAATCTCTCGAACAAAAACAGCCATGACCAGGGCTCTACAGCCCTAGCCATGATGTACAAGTAAACTTCAGGCCCCCGCGGCTGTTAGTTCCAAAACTGGTGCGGATCACATCATCCACGATCCAAGTCAAGCGGCACGCCATTTCAGATGTGCAGGTTCACTTCTTGGAGGGGAGCTTTCTCCTCTTGGCAGGCTGTTGGCGCTtctgctccttcttcctcttcttgagCTGCACCTGGTGCGACCTTCCCACCAACGACGGCTGTTCCTTCAGCCCGAAGCTCCTCGCTACGTGCCCCAAGTGGAGCTTCTTCACCATGAAAATCTTCTTCAGTTCGCCTCGGTGGGCAGTGTAGGCCCGAATCCAGGAGCAGAAAGCgtccctggcaagcttctttgTTGCATCCTGGAAAAGAATAAAGAATATCACAATATGTTATTCACAGATGTGTGATATCCATTGCTTAAAGCTTAGTTTACAATATTCATAACAAGTAATCAGCAAAAGCATTTCAAATGTACACGTCTGCTCATCATGGAAAGGTGAAATATAATATTAGCCAAACAGTCACTTGAGGTAGAAGGAAAGAGAAAATATGCATTACCTCAGCA from Panicum hallii strain FIL2 chromosome 3, PHallii_v3.1, whole genome shotgun sequence encodes:
- the LOC112888147 gene encoding protein trichome berefringence-like 7, producing MVTASAGSSRGVPARVAARGGAGSGSPRASAAATAFAALRRRWRWAPSGASLERAAHAFLLASAALVLSCALYLYVFRYVGRGGRAVDAAGFVGDAGLGLGLGAGGGRCDVFDGTWVPDYTGRHPLYNSSECPFAERGFDCLANGRNDTGYLKWRWKPRRCEVPRFAARAALERLRGKRVVFVGDSMSRTQWESFICMLMTAVDDPRTVFEVNGNEITKIIRHLAVRFSSHSLTVEFFRSVFLVQQHPAPRHAPKRVKSTLRLDRMDNLSRKWLNSDVLIFNTGHWWTPTKLFDTGCYFQAGRSLKLGTSIDAGFRMALETWASWVEKRVDLNRTHVFFRTYEPSHWGDTSQKVCEVTEQPSSEAKGNDKSEFGATLADVVANMKVPITVLNVTLMGAFRSDAHVGTWSYPPTVLDCSHWCLPGVPDAWNELVFSYLLTNGWQNMAG